AGTTATTATAGGTACAAGTCCCTTCATAAGAGGAGCCTTAAAAGTTAATAAAGAATTAGTTTCAGGATCCTTCATAAATGCATTATCCCCTATACAAAGACCTACTAATAAAGCTACAATCACAAACAAAGATATTCCAGCCCATTTAAGACCTCTTTTTTCATCATTACTAATTTCACTAACTGATTCTGAATCAGAGCTTCCCTCGTATTTATCAAATCTAGGAGCTATTATTTTCTCAGTTATAATTACAGATACTATAACAAGTATTACAGTAGAAACTAAAAGAAAATAAAAGTTCATAGCAGGAGTTGCTTGATAGCTAGGATCTATCATTTGAGCTGCAGGTATAGTAAACCCTGCTAGTAAAACGTCTATCATACTTACCATAATGTTCGCTGAAAAACCTCCAGCAACCCCGGCATATGCAGCAAACATTCCTATAAGAGGATGTCTTCCTATTCCAAGAAATACAATAGCTGCAAGCGGAGGTAACACTATAAATCCTGCATCTCCAGCTGCATTGGCAAGTATTCCTACAAATATTATCATACCTGTGATTAAATTTTTAGGAACCTTACTAATAGAACTTTTAAGAGCTGTCTCCATAAGTCCTGATTTTTCAGCAACACCAGCACCAAGCATAACAACTAAAACTAAACCTAGTGGTGGAAATCCTTGAAAGTTTCCTACAATACTTGTCAATATACCTCTAAGCCCATCCTTACTCATAAGATCTACCACATTTACAGTTTCTTGAGTTAATGGATGAACTACAGATACATTTGCCATAAATAATATCTTCGACAATATAATTATTAGTCCACATAAAATAGCAAATAAGGTTACAGGATCAGGTAACTTATTTCCTACTACCTCAATCCCATTTAAAAATCTACTAAAAAACTTATTCTCCTTAACCTGTGCTTTTTCCACAATACTCCCCCCTTATCCATTCAAATAATCTATAGCAGTCTGAGCAAGACCTTTAGCAATAGTAAGTACATTCTTATCATCCCACTTGAACTCAGGATGGTGATGAGCTACTAGATTATCTTTATCCTTACTAATTCCTACAAATATAAAAGACGATGGAACTAATTGACCAAAATATGCAAAATCCTCTCCACCCATAGTAGGTTCCTTCATATCGAACACATTATCTTCTCCAACTATTTTCTTAAACGAATTTCTAGCAAGCTCGGTCATCTTCTCATCATTTATAAGTGCTGGATATTTCTCTTCATATTTAAATTCATAACTTGCTCCTTGAGACTCAGTTAACGCCTTTAATATATTCTCCATGGCCTTTGGTATAAACTTTCTATGCTCCTCACTAAACGTTCTAACAGTACCTACAACCTCTACATCATTAGGTATAACATTATGGCTTTTTCCCCCATTAATAGAACCAAAAGATACAACAGCACTCTCAAGAGGACTTATTCTTCTACTTACAATAGACTGCATATTATTAATAACTTGAGCAGCTATAACAATAGGATCTACACTAAGATGAGGAACTGCTCCATGTCCTCCTTTTCCCTTTACCGTAAACCTAAACAAATCTGGTGCAGCCATCATATGCCCTTTTCTTACATGAACTTCACCTTCAATCATTTCTCCCCATAGATGACATCCAAAAGCTGCATCTACCTTAGGATTTTCCATAATACCTTCATCTATCATAGGCTTTGCTCCCCCCTGCTCTTCCTCTGCCGGTTGAAACACAAGCTTTACATTACCATGAATCTTGTCCCTCATTTTATTTAATATCATTGCAGCACCTAAAAGACCTGCCGTATGCCCATCATGACCACACGCGTGCATACGATTCTCAACCTTAGATTTATACTCTACATCTGCCTCTTCATTAATACGTAAAGCATCCATATCAGCACGAAGGAGAACTGTATTACCAGGACTATTTCCTTTTATAAGACCTACAACCCCAGTCTTAGCAACATTAGTTTTATACTCAATACCTAGTCGTTCAAGCTCATCAGCAATAGTCTTTGCTGTCTTGAACTCCTCATAACCCAACTCTGGATACATGTGAAATTGGTGTCTTAAATCTACCATTTTGCTATAATTATCATCGCCTATTTTATTTATAATGTCCGTATACATTTTTACCCCTCCCTTTCTTGTCCACGTGTTATGTACATGTGTAGTTTATTTTTATGCAATGATACCATATTTTAGTACCTGGTTCAACAAATTAATATTTATATATATATCAATTTATTTATACATTGTATTTTTCTGAACTTTCTGAATTTATCTCTTTTAAAAATTCGTTTGATTTTGTATAAAAAAAACGCTCATTAAAATCCAACTACTGAAGTAACAGTAGCTTAAATTTTAATAAGCGTGTTTTTTATAATAATTAAAATAACGGGATGAACTGAATCTCATAATATAGTAACATCACTATTAAAACTGGCTATAAAAATGTTAGTGAATGCTTTTAGATATTTTGACTAATATAACTTAGCTTTTATCGTTTAATAATACGTTAAGAAATTTGCATGTCTGAGTGTAGCGAGTTTGTAAATTTTAGGATTATTAATAAGATAAACGCTTAGTTGTATCCAAAATATTGTTGCATTCGCGGTATTTTTATAGCCAGTTTTTGATAACCCTCAATAGCTTATACTAAGCAACAGCCAATGATTTAAACGATTTATAAAGCAACCCAACTATACATATAGATATTAAAAGTTCTGGTAGTAAGTACGATGCATTATAAGTAATTGAATAAATCTATACATAATAAAAATGCTACGCGCATAGCGTAGCATTGATTAACTAGTTCAATATGATTCCTACGCCGGCATTATCCAGATCAGATATTAGGGTCGAAACACTTATACAGTTTCCTCTTAGCCAGACTCCTCTAGCTCCCCTTCTACTATTTTTAATTTTATACCCATTCTATATTTTTTAAAAACGTATGTCCATATGCTTACAAAATTTTCATATTATTTCGTATATACTATTGCGCACCAAACAAATGTTCGATATAATATTTTCAGAACATATGTTTGGTTAATTTAGGGGGGATACCAATGAATGCATATGAAGAAATCAATGAATTAGTTAAAAAGTCTCAAAACGGTGATAAAGACTCGTTAGAAAAACTGCTTGATACATTAAAACCACTTCTCATATCCAAGTGTAAGCACTACTTCGGATATATAAATGAAGATTTATATCAAAACGGAGTTATAAAATCAATAGAACTTATACAAAACTTTGACTTTAAAAAGAACACAAAATTCTTAGGATATATGAAATTTATGATAAGCTGCTTTTACTGGGATCAAAAAAAGGACGAACTTAATTCAAAAGAAGTGAGTGTAAACTTTGATGATAATCAAAGTAAAGATGTTTACATTGAAGACTTTTCAAATATAGAGACTATAGAAGCATTATCTATTTTAAATGCTACAGAAATAAAGATTGTAGAAAAGAATTTGATACAAGGACATACTCTACTAGAAATATCAAAAGAAATGGGTATATCCTATAGCTGGGTCAAAAGAGTTAAATCACAATCAGTTAAAAAACTAGAAAAATACTACTCACTAAACTA
The window above is part of the Tepidibacter aestuarii genome. Proteins encoded here:
- a CDS encoding M20 metallopeptidase family protein, with protein sequence MYTDIINKIGDDNYSKMVDLRHQFHMYPELGYEEFKTAKTIADELERLGIEYKTNVAKTGVVGLIKGNSPGNTVLLRADMDALRINEEADVEYKSKVENRMHACGHDGHTAGLLGAAMILNKMRDKIHGNVKLVFQPAEEEQGGAKPMIDEGIMENPKVDAAFGCHLWGEMIEGEVHVRKGHMMAAPDLFRFTVKGKGGHGAVPHLSVDPIVIAAQVINNMQSIVSRRISPLESAVVSFGSINGGKSHNVIPNDVEVVGTVRTFSEEHRKFIPKAMENILKALTESQGASYEFKYEEKYPALINDEKMTELARNSFKKIVGEDNVFDMKEPTMGGEDFAYFGQLVPSSFIFVGISKDKDNLVAHHHPEFKWDDKNVLTIAKGLAQTAIDYLNG
- a CDS encoding sigma-70 family RNA polymerase sigma factor; translation: MNAYEEINELVKKSQNGDKDSLEKLLDTLKPLLISKCKHYFGYINEDLYQNGVIKSIELIQNFDFKKNTKFLGYMKFMISCFYWDQKKDELNSKEVSVNFDDNQSKDVYIEDFSNIETIEALSILNATEIKIVEKNLIQGHTLLEISKEMGISYSWVKRVKSQSVKKLEKYYSLNYSI
- a CDS encoding AbgT family transporter; the encoded protein is MEKAQVKENKFFSRFLNGIEVVGNKLPDPVTLFAILCGLIIILSKILFMANVSVVHPLTQETVNVVDLMSKDGLRGILTSIVGNFQGFPPLGLVLVVMLGAGVAEKSGLMETALKSSISKVPKNLITGMIIFVGILANAAGDAGFIVLPPLAAIVFLGIGRHPLIGMFAAYAGVAGGFSANIMVSMIDVLLAGFTIPAAQMIDPSYQATPAMNFYFLLVSTVILVIVSVIITEKIIAPRFDKYEGSSDSESVSEISNDEKRGLKWAGISLFVIVALLVGLCIGDNAFMKDPETNSLLTFKAPLMKGLVPIITLMFFAPGLIYGKITKKIKNDKDVVVMMGQSMSEMGMYIVLAFAASQFLALFTLSNVGIIISVKGAEALKNMGFTGFGLILGFIILSGFINLFVGSASAKWAIMAPVFVPMFLLLDYNPAVTQIAYRIGDSITNPISPLFPYFPIILAFARRYDKKAGMGTIMANMIPYSIAYGILWMILLVVFMKFNLPLGPGAGIFM